In Paraburkholderia caribensis, a single window of DNA contains:
- a CDS encoding glucose-6-phosphate isomerase, translated as MDSAARAVKSMKGERRQKSEWLPPALLWLVTVMLIVAHQGTVLTLAFPVLSIAVGFWLYFKAPAKYVGYMWWLWFLSPEVRRLADWSKGAFTPTSLIQVAPLAVTMISGLSLIRFYPVLAQRRGLPVLLALAGLAYAFMIGVVSSGPLAALYDLANWVYPILIGFHIMAHSRQYPEFRETIINTFIWGMLLMGGYGLVQFFVMPQWDALWMLGSQMNSQGDPVPFGVRVFSTMNSSGPFALAMMGAMVYVMAANHRVRWVAGALGFLSFCLSLVRSTWGGWVIAMLIQLAKSNNKVRIRIVASAVLLVGLCVPLLAIGPVAERMQARLDTIVNLHDDQSYAARNEFYATFAKTAFTDVTGEGLGATGTSTKLSNDGGQLGQYGNFDSGVMNIPFVLGWPGTLLYMSGVIWLLLRALRASFKLRDDKFASASLSLALAIFAMLVFTNSLVGTGGLLLFMGVFSIISAAHWQKLNRRRQSFFPGGH; from the coding sequence ATGGACAGCGCCGCGCGCGCCGTCAAGAGCATGAAGGGCGAAAGGCGCCAGAAGAGCGAGTGGCTGCCGCCCGCATTGCTGTGGCTCGTCACGGTCATGTTGATCGTCGCGCATCAGGGCACGGTGCTGACGCTCGCGTTCCCGGTGCTGTCGATCGCCGTGGGTTTCTGGCTGTACTTCAAGGCGCCCGCGAAGTACGTCGGCTACATGTGGTGGCTGTGGTTCCTGAGCCCGGAAGTGCGGCGTCTCGCCGACTGGTCCAAAGGCGCGTTCACGCCGACCAGCCTGATCCAGGTCGCGCCCCTCGCCGTGACGATGATCAGCGGGCTGTCGCTGATCCGCTTCTACCCCGTGCTCGCGCAACGGCGCGGTCTGCCCGTCCTGCTGGCGCTGGCAGGGCTTGCGTATGCCTTCATGATCGGCGTCGTCTCCAGCGGCCCGCTGGCGGCCCTGTACGACCTCGCGAACTGGGTCTATCCGATCCTGATCGGCTTTCACATCATGGCGCACTCGCGCCAGTACCCGGAGTTCCGCGAGACCATCATCAATACTTTCATCTGGGGCATGCTGCTGATGGGCGGCTACGGCCTCGTGCAATTCTTCGTCATGCCGCAGTGGGACGCGCTGTGGATGCTCGGCTCGCAGATGAACTCGCAGGGCGACCCGGTGCCGTTCGGCGTGCGCGTATTCAGCACGATGAATTCATCGGGTCCGTTCGCGCTCGCGATGATGGGCGCAATGGTCTACGTGATGGCCGCGAACCATCGCGTGCGCTGGGTGGCGGGCGCGCTCGGCTTCCTGTCTTTTTGTCTCTCACTGGTGCGCTCGACGTGGGGCGGCTGGGTCATCGCGATGCTGATCCAGCTCGCCAAGTCGAACAACAAGGTGCGTATCCGGATCGTCGCGAGCGCGGTGCTGCTGGTTGGCCTGTGCGTGCCGCTGCTCGCCATCGGCCCGGTCGCCGAGCGGATGCAGGCGCGCCTCGACACGATCGTCAATCTGCACGACGACCAGAGCTACGCCGCGCGTAACGAGTTCTACGCGACCTTCGCGAAAACCGCGTTCACCGACGTGACGGGCGAAGGGCTGGGCGCGACGGGCACCTCGACCAAGCTGTCGAACGACGGCGGCCAGCTCGGCCAGTACGGCAACTTCGACAGCGGCGTGATGAACATTCCGTTCGTGCTCGGCTGGCCGGGCACGCTGCTGTACATGTCGGGCGTGATCTGGCTGCTGCTGCGCGCGCTGCGCGCCTCGTTCAAGCTGCGCGACGACAAATTCGCCTCGGCTTCGCTGTCGCTCGCGCTGGCGATCTTCGCGATGCTCGTCTTCACCAATTCGCTCGTCGGCACGGGCGGCCTGCTGCTCTTCATGGGCGTGTTTTCGATTATTTCCGCGGCGCACTGGCAGAAGCTGAACCGGCGCCGCCAATCATTCTTTCCTGGAGGCCACTGA
- a CDS encoding glycosyltransferase family 4 protein → MTTKVHVHLFYGADPRFYRPGENIGCLYGYHHAESDEFQLSYSQDAKESKPVRLVRRALKTLLGFDLIHTLRNRDEMLRSDVIWTHTEQEWLSAALMLLMNGKRQTQPLLLAQSVWLIDKWPNYGLLRRWFYRKLIARADLLTTLARDNAELCREYFGRDATQLFYGLNTRDFPVQQPKAWQPDTPLRIAAIGNDRDRDWETLIKAVGNDPRFAVRLATRRRIPRALRSLNVQVAPAAGLKKQRELYDWADVVVVPLRPNTHASGITVMLEAAAVGKPMVVTNVGGLQDYFSARAAAYVPPFDADALREALLGLIASPDKALQQAQAASMQLVSRDHTTQHYAQQHVKLTRDLLRRQAQHAHPAQQTNAGGNTRVPSQSRGGM, encoded by the coding sequence ATGACGACGAAGGTCCACGTACACCTGTTTTACGGCGCTGATCCGCGCTTCTATCGCCCGGGCGAGAACATCGGCTGCCTGTATGGCTATCACCATGCCGAGTCCGACGAATTCCAGTTGAGTTATTCGCAGGACGCGAAGGAGAGCAAGCCGGTGCGCCTCGTGCGCCGTGCGTTGAAGACGCTGCTCGGTTTCGACCTGATTCACACGCTGCGTAATCGCGATGAGATGCTGCGCTCGGACGTCATCTGGACGCATACGGAGCAGGAATGGCTGTCGGCCGCGCTGATGCTGCTGATGAACGGCAAGCGCCAAACGCAACCGCTGTTGCTCGCGCAAAGCGTGTGGCTGATCGACAAGTGGCCGAACTATGGGCTGCTGCGCCGCTGGTTCTATCGGAAGCTGATTGCGCGTGCCGATCTCCTGACGACGCTCGCGCGCGACAACGCCGAACTGTGCCGCGAGTATTTCGGCCGCGACGCGACGCAGCTTTTCTACGGGCTGAACACGCGCGATTTCCCCGTGCAGCAGCCGAAGGCATGGCAACCGGATACGCCACTGCGCATCGCGGCCATCGGCAACGATCGCGACCGCGACTGGGAGACGCTGATCAAGGCCGTCGGCAACGATCCGCGCTTCGCCGTGCGGCTCGCGACGCGCCGGCGCATCCCGCGTGCGCTGCGCTCGCTGAACGTGCAGGTCGCGCCCGCCGCGGGCCTGAAAAAACAGCGTGAACTGTACGACTGGGCCGACGTGGTCGTCGTGCCGCTGCGACCGAATACGCATGCCTCCGGGATCACGGTGATGCTGGAAGCCGCCGCCGTCGGCAAGCCGATGGTGGTGACGAACGTTGGCGGCTTGCAGGATTATTTTTCGGCCCGCGCGGCGGCGTATGTGCCGCCGTTCGACGCCGACGCGCTGCGCGAGGCGCTGCTTGGCCTCATCGCGTCGCCGGACAAAGCGCTGCAACAGGCGCAGGCAGCATCGATGCAGCTCGTGTCGCGCGATCACACGACCCAGCACTATGCGCAGCAGCACGTGAAGCTCACGCGCGATTTGCTGCGCCGGCAAGCGCAGCACGCGCATCCCGCGCAGCAGACGAACGCCGGTGGAAACACGCGCGTGCCGTCGCAGAGCCGGGGAGGGATGTAA
- a CDS encoding glycosyltransferase family 2 protein, translating into MKITVLVPTFRRPQDLARCLAALQKQERVPDEVVVVARPDDEATHACLADPLVVGALPLNVAAVEVPGQVAALNRGLDAATGDVIAITDDDAAPHADWVRRIGAAFESDPRLGALGGRDWVHQKGGVLDGSRFLVGKMMKSGKIIGNHHLGVGEAREVDLLKGANMSYRRDAVRSIRFDGRLRGAGAQVHNDMAFSMSVKNAGWKLVYDPRVAVDHYPAERFDEDRRDAQSLTAVRNAAYNLHLILREQLPAGQREIAWWWYALVGTRVYPGAVHAMLALTSKGARTKLARWRAVRTGAREARRAFAQQRGTGTGVHA; encoded by the coding sequence ATGAAGATAACGGTACTGGTGCCGACCTTTCGCCGCCCGCAAGATCTCGCGCGCTGTCTCGCGGCCTTGCAGAAGCAGGAGCGCGTGCCCGACGAAGTCGTGGTGGTCGCGCGTCCCGATGATGAAGCGACCCACGCATGCCTCGCCGATCCCCTCGTGGTCGGCGCGTTGCCGCTGAACGTCGCGGCCGTCGAAGTGCCGGGCCAGGTGGCCGCGCTCAATCGCGGCCTGGATGCCGCGACGGGCGACGTGATCGCGATCACCGACGACGACGCCGCGCCGCACGCCGACTGGGTGCGCCGCATCGGCGCCGCGTTCGAGAGCGATCCGCGTCTGGGCGCGCTCGGCGGCCGCGACTGGGTGCATCAGAAGGGCGGCGTGCTCGACGGCTCGCGCTTTCTGGTCGGCAAGATGATGAAGTCGGGCAAGATCATCGGCAATCATCACCTCGGCGTCGGCGAAGCGCGCGAGGTCGATCTGCTCAAGGGCGCTAACATGAGCTACCGGCGCGACGCGGTGCGCTCGATCCGCTTCGACGGCCGTTTGCGCGGCGCGGGCGCGCAGGTGCACAACGACATGGCCTTCAGCATGAGCGTGAAGAACGCGGGCTGGAAGCTGGTCTACGACCCGCGCGTCGCCGTCGATCATTACCCCGCCGAACGCTTCGACGAGGACCGCCGCGATGCGCAGTCGCTGACGGCGGTGCGCAATGCCGCTTATAACCTGCATCTGATCTTGCGCGAGCAGTTGCCCGCAGGGCAGCGCGAAATTGCGTGGTGGTGGTATGCCCTCGTGGGCACGCGTGTCTATCCGGGCGCGGTGCATGCGATGCTCGCGCTGACGTCGAAAGGCGCGCGCACCAAGCTCGCGCGCTGGCGCGCCGTGCGCACGGGCGCTCGCGAAGCGCGTCGCGCGTTCGCGCAGCAGCGTGGCACGGGCACGGGGGTGCACGCATGA
- a CDS encoding polysaccharide biosynthesis tyrosine autokinase has translation MPPATRPGSTLSTQASIQVSTQANPHLAIQARTEEEDVVLGQLLQVIIDDIWWLIGIAATIVAIAGFYCYVAKPVYSADAHVRVETSDNTSQALTQTQTGATISTGQSTIPTDAEIEMIKSRGVVAPVVHDMKLNFSIAPKTIPVLGSLAARLATPGQPAKPWLGLGSYAWGGEVADVDSLDVAPALEGQKLILTALDNQRYTLMTPDGQLLLRGQAGQPAQGGGVTMLVNKLVARPGTQFTVMRANDLDAIAAFQSAINVQEQGKQTGVISISLEDQNPEHAAAVANALAQSYLLEHIRTKQADASRMLDFLKSEEPRLKSDLERAEAALTAYQSKSGSINASDEAKVYLEGSVQYEQQISALRLQISQLEQRYGDDHPMIKAAQQQMAELQAQRTKYADRFRDLPATEVKAVQLQRDAKVAEDIYVLLLNRVQELSVQKAGTGGNVHIVDAALRPGSPIKPKKALILSAATILGLIVGTGFVFLRRNMFKGIDDPETVERTFHLPVYGLVPLSAEQALLESAAVRGGTRQRAVLANAKPKDVCIESLRSLRTSMQFTLQDARNHIVMFTGPLPGVGKSFLTINLAVLLAHSGKRVLMIDGDMRRGALEKHLGGSQDNGLSELLSGQISLDDALRATEIDNLSFISCGRRPPNPSELLMSPRLPQYLEGLAKRYDVILIDTPPVLAVTDASIIGGYAGSTFFVVRSGMHSEGEIADALKRLHSAGVHVQGAIFNAMPPRARGNYDRSYAAVQEYLST, from the coding sequence ATGCCGCCGGCGACCCGACCCGGGTCAACCCTGAGCACTCAAGCGAGTATCCAAGTGAGCACTCAAGCCAATCCCCATCTGGCCATCCAGGCCAGAACCGAAGAAGAGGACGTGGTCCTCGGCCAACTGCTGCAGGTGATCATCGACGACATCTGGTGGCTGATCGGCATCGCCGCGACCATCGTTGCGATTGCCGGCTTCTACTGCTATGTCGCGAAGCCCGTGTATTCGGCCGATGCGCACGTGCGCGTGGAAACGTCGGACAACACCTCGCAGGCGCTCACGCAGACGCAAACGGGTGCGACCATCTCGACGGGCCAGTCGACGATCCCCACCGACGCCGAGATCGAAATGATCAAGAGCCGCGGCGTGGTTGCGCCCGTGGTTCACGACATGAAGCTGAACTTCTCGATCGCGCCGAAGACCATCCCCGTGCTCGGCAGCCTCGCTGCGCGTCTTGCGACGCCGGGCCAGCCCGCGAAGCCGTGGCTCGGCCTCGGCTCGTACGCGTGGGGCGGCGAAGTGGCCGACGTCGATTCGCTCGACGTCGCCCCCGCGCTCGAAGGTCAGAAGCTGATCCTCACCGCGCTCGACAACCAGCGCTACACGCTGATGACGCCCGACGGCCAGTTGCTGTTGCGCGGCCAGGCAGGCCAGCCCGCCCAGGGCGGCGGCGTCACGATGCTGGTCAACAAACTCGTCGCGCGGCCCGGCACGCAGTTCACGGTGATGCGCGCGAACGACCTCGACGCGATCGCCGCGTTCCAGTCGGCCATCAACGTGCAGGAGCAGGGCAAGCAGACGGGCGTGATCTCGATCTCGCTCGAAGACCAGAACCCCGAGCACGCGGCCGCCGTCGCCAACGCGCTCGCGCAGTCGTATCTGCTGGAGCACATCCGCACCAAGCAGGCCGACGCGAGCCGGATGCTCGACTTCCTGAAAAGTGAAGAGCCGCGCCTGAAGTCCGATCTCGAACGCGCGGAAGCGGCGTTGACGGCGTATCAGAGCAAGAGCGGCTCGATCAACGCGAGCGACGAAGCGAAGGTCTATCTGGAAGGCAGCGTGCAGTACGAGCAGCAGATCTCGGCCTTGCGCCTGCAGATTTCGCAGCTCGAACAGCGCTACGGCGACGATCACCCGATGATCAAGGCCGCGCAGCAGCAGATGGCCGAACTCCAGGCGCAGCGCACCAAATACGCGGACCGTTTCCGCGATCTGCCTGCCACCGAAGTCAAGGCCGTGCAGTTGCAGCGCGACGCGAAGGTCGCGGAAGACATCTACGTGCTGCTGCTCAACCGCGTGCAGGAACTGTCCGTGCAGAAAGCGGGTACGGGCGGCAACGTGCATATCGTCGACGCCGCGCTGCGCCCCGGTTCGCCCATCAAGCCGAAGAAGGCGCTGATCCTGTCGGCGGCAACGATACTCGGGCTGATCGTCGGCACGGGTTTCGTGTTCCTGCGCCGCAATATGTTCAAGGGCATCGACGACCCCGAAACGGTCGAGCGCACCTTCCATCTGCCCGTCTACGGCCTCGTGCCGCTGTCGGCCGAACAGGCGCTGCTGGAGAGCGCCGCGGTGCGCGGCGGCACGCGCCAGCGCGCGGTGCTCGCCAACGCGAAGCCGAAGGACGTGTGTATCGAAAGCCTGCGCAGCCTGCGCACGTCGATGCAGTTCACGCTGCAGGACGCGCGCAACCACATCGTGATGTTCACGGGGCCGCTGCCGGGCGTCGGCAAGAGCTTCCTGACGATCAACCTCGCCGTGCTGCTCGCGCATTCGGGCAAGCGGGTGCTGATGATCGACGGCGACATGCGGCGCGGCGCGCTCGAAAAGCATCTGGGCGGCTCGCAGGACAACGGTCTGTCGGAACTGCTGAGCGGCCAGATTTCGCTGGACGATGCGCTGCGTGCAACGGAAATCGACAACCTGTCGTTCATCTCGTGCGGACGCCGTCCGCCGAACCCTTCCGAACTGCTGATGTCGCCGCGCCTGCCGCAATACCTCGAAGGGCTGGCCAAGCGTTACGACGTGATCCTGATCGACACGCCGCCCGTGCTGGCCGTGACCGACGCGTCGATCATCGGCGGCTATGCGGGCTCGACGTTCTTCGTGGTGCGCTCGGGCATGCACAGCGAAGGCGAGATCGCCGACGCCTTGAAGCGCCTGCATTCGGCGGGCGTGCACGTGCAGGGCGCGATTTTCAACGCGATGCCGCCGCGTGCGCGCGGCAACTACGACCGCAGCTACGCGGCCGTGCAGGAATACCTGAGCACCTGA
- a CDS encoding polysaccharide biosynthesis/export family protein, translating to MLKRNITLSIVLTTFLSACATAPGNYLDTSRLKEDSQNKPAETYPVTLIDAQVIQKQQAQTADAIAKQVLPPPGPFADPTQYVYRVAPQDILGITVWDHPELTTPNGSTLSSGGNTTQSIGGALQQPYTQALPGQADPYGQTVAPDGTIYFPFVGRIRASGRTTAQIRDELARKLVPYIRDPQVDVRVLSYRSQKVQVTGDVKTPGPLALSDVPLTLVDAITRSGGSTDSADLQRVRLTRKGKLYVLDANRMLDKGDTTQNVMLEPGDIVNVPDRSDTRIFVMGEVKTPIPVPMNKGELTIADALTQAGGILDTDANPRQIFVMRGMKDKPTTPDVYRLDMTQPDAIMLSSQFQLQPMDVVYVGTAASTTFNRVLQQVLPTVQTLFYLKQLTR from the coding sequence ATGCTGAAACGAAACATCACGTTATCTATTGTGCTGACGACTTTTCTGTCGGCGTGCGCGACCGCGCCGGGGAATTACCTCGACACGTCGCGTCTGAAGGAAGACTCGCAGAACAAGCCGGCCGAAACGTACCCGGTCACGCTGATCGATGCCCAGGTGATCCAGAAGCAGCAGGCGCAGACGGCGGACGCCATTGCGAAGCAGGTGCTGCCGCCGCCCGGTCCGTTCGCCGATCCGACGCAGTATGTCTATCGCGTCGCGCCGCAGGACATTCTCGGCATCACCGTCTGGGACCACCCGGAACTGACCACGCCGAACGGCAGCACGCTCTCTTCGGGCGGCAACACCACGCAGTCGATCGGCGGCGCGTTGCAGCAGCCTTACACGCAGGCGTTGCCGGGCCAGGCCGATCCGTACGGGCAGACGGTCGCGCCCGACGGCACGATCTATTTCCCGTTCGTCGGGCGCATCCGCGCGTCGGGCCGCACCACGGCGCAGATCCGCGACGAACTCGCCAGGAAGCTCGTGCCGTACATCCGCGATCCGCAGGTCGACGTGCGCGTGCTGTCGTACCGGAGCCAGAAGGTCCAGGTGACGGGCGACGTGAAGACGCCGGGGCCGCTTGCGCTGTCCGACGTGCCGCTCACGCTGGTCGATGCGATCACCCGGTCGGGCGGTTCGACCGACAGCGCCGATCTGCAGCGCGTGCGCCTCACGCGCAAGGGCAAGCTCTATGTGCTCGACGCGAACCGCATGCTCGACAAGGGCGATACCACGCAGAACGTGATGCTCGAACCCGGCGACATCGTCAACGTGCCGGACCGCAGCGACACGCGCATCTTCGTGATGGGCGAAGTGAAGACGCCGATTCCCGTGCCGATGAACAAGGGCGAACTGACGATCGCCGATGCGCTCACGCAGGCGGGCGGCATTCTCGACACCGACGCGAACCCGCGCCAGATCTTCGTGATGCGCGGCATGAAGGACAAGCCGACCACGCCCGACGTGTATCGCCTCGACATGACGCAGCCCGACGCGATCATGCTGTCGTCGCAATTCCAGTTGCAGCCGATGGACGTGGTGTACGTGGGCACGGCCGCCTCGACGACCTTCAACCGCGTGTTGCAGCAGGTCCTGCCGACGGTGCAGACGCTGTTCTACCTGAAGCAGCTGACGCGCTGA
- a CDS encoding low molecular weight protein-tyrosine-phosphatase has product MFANVLIVCHANVCRSPAAERLFKSRQDTRGAQPIAFRSAGLRAIDGYGMDPVMRRLLEERGVESGAHRARRLDGKLVRDADLILVTEQRQVKDVEALDPTSRGKVYALGKWDKWGSADVVDPHGRDEGAYRDSLAHMEHLVMGWLDKIC; this is encoded by the coding sequence ATGTTCGCGAACGTCCTGATCGTCTGCCACGCCAACGTGTGCCGCTCGCCCGCCGCCGAGCGACTGTTCAAGTCGCGTCAGGACACGCGCGGCGCGCAGCCCATCGCGTTTCGTTCGGCGGGCCTGCGTGCGATCGACGGCTACGGCATGGACCCCGTCATGCGGCGTCTGCTCGAAGAACGCGGCGTGGAAAGTGGCGCGCATCGCGCGCGGCGGCTCGACGGCAAGCTCGTGCGCGATGCCGACCTGATCCTCGTCACCGAACAGCGGCAAGTGAAGGACGTGGAGGCGCTCGATCCCACGTCGCGCGGCAAGGTCTATGCGCTCGGCAAGTGGGACAAGTGGGGAAGCGCCGACGTCGTCGATCCGCATGGACGCGACGAAGGCGCGTATCGCGACAGCCTCGCGCACATGGAACACCTCGTCATGGGATGGCTGGACAAAATATGCTGA
- a CDS encoding UDP-glucose dehydrogenase family protein, whose product MNLTIVGTGYVGLVTGACLADIGHDVFCLDVDQRKIDVLNNGGVPIHEPGLLEIIARNRKAGRLTFSTDIEAAVAHGDIQFIAVGTPPDEDGSADLQYVLAAARNIGRHMKGFKVIVDKSTVPVGTARRVAQAVQDELNQRGLKQMFSVVSNPEFLKEGAAVDDFTRPDRIILGCDEDVPGEKARELMKRLYAPFNRNHERTLYMDVRSAEFTKYAANAMLATRISFMNDLANLADRVGADIEAVRRGMGSDPRIGYDFLYAGCGYGGSCFPKDVQALIRTGSEMGHNLRILEAVEAVNETQKKILAHKIVARLGEDLSDRTFAVWGLAFKPNTDDMREAPSRALIAELLARGAKVVAYDPVAVDESKRVFALDLKDKPQQLARLAFADEEMQAAQQADALVILTEWKVFKSPDFDSLKTLLKTPLIFDGRNLYEPDTMRELGIEYHAIGRQPAQSEAAVASLATASTAAVL is encoded by the coding sequence ATGAACCTGACGATCGTTGGAACCGGATACGTTGGCCTCGTCACGGGTGCCTGTCTGGCAGACATCGGGCACGACGTATTCTGCCTCGACGTCGATCAGCGCAAGATCGACGTGCTGAACAACGGCGGCGTGCCGATCCATGAGCCGGGTCTGCTGGAGATCATCGCGCGCAACCGCAAGGCGGGGCGCCTGACGTTTTCGACGGATATCGAAGCGGCCGTCGCGCATGGCGACATCCAGTTCATCGCCGTCGGCACGCCGCCCGACGAAGACGGTTCGGCCGACCTGCAATACGTGCTGGCGGCAGCGCGCAATATCGGCCGCCATATGAAGGGCTTCAAGGTGATCGTCGACAAGTCGACGGTGCCCGTCGGCACCGCGCGCCGCGTTGCGCAGGCCGTGCAGGACGAACTGAACCAGCGCGGCCTGAAGCAGATGTTCTCGGTCGTGTCGAACCCGGAGTTCCTGAAAGAAGGGGCCGCCGTCGACGACTTCACGCGCCCGGACCGGATCATTCTCGGTTGCGACGAGGACGTGCCCGGCGAAAAGGCGCGCGAACTGATGAAGCGTCTGTATGCGCCGTTCAACCGCAATCACGAACGCACGCTGTATATGGACGTGCGTTCCGCCGAGTTCACGAAATACGCAGCCAACGCGATGCTCGCGACACGCATCTCGTTCATGAACGACCTCGCCAATCTCGCCGACCGCGTGGGCGCCGATATCGAAGCGGTGCGTCGCGGCATGGGTTCCGACCCGCGCATCGGTTACGACTTCCTGTACGCGGGCTGCGGCTATGGCGGCTCGTGCTTCCCGAAGGACGTGCAGGCGCTGATCCGCACGGGCAGCGAGATGGGCCACAACCTGCGCATTCTCGAAGCCGTCGAAGCCGTCAACGAAACGCAGAAGAAGATCCTCGCGCACAAGATCGTCGCACGTTTGGGCGAGGACCTGTCGGACCGTACGTTCGCCGTCTGGGGTCTTGCGTTCAAGCCGAATACCGACGACATGCGCGAAGCGCCGAGCCGCGCGCTGATCGCCGAACTGCTGGCGCGCGGCGCGAAGGTCGTGGCCTATGACCCCGTCGCCGTCGACGAATCGAAGCGCGTGTTCGCGCTCGACCTGAAAGACAAGCCGCAACAGCTCGCCCGCCTCGCGTTCGCGGATGAAGAAATGCAGGCGGCTCAGCAGGCCGACGCGCTGGTGATCCTCACCGAATGGAAGGTCTTCAAGAGCCCGGATTTCGACAGCCTCAAGACGCTGTTGAAAACGCCGTTGATTTTCGACGGCCGCAATCTGTACGAACCGGACACGATGCGCGAACTGGGCATCGAGTACCACGCGATCGGCCGTCAGCCTGCGCAATCCGAAGCCGCTGTCGCTTCGCTTGCCACGGCTTCCACGGCTGCTGTGCTGTAA